A single Elaeis guineensis isolate ETL-2024a chromosome 15, EG11, whole genome shotgun sequence DNA region contains:
- the LOC140854003 gene encoding universal stress protein A-like protein: protein MVKKTPSVFLEDVPRLSPDREMMSSISLIAAKIINRGFDDMDSVYASPEDFRSMKQRDSIRGLHLLEYFVGCCHQLGTTGHGNGTVYALPRNEVDSDVSYIFLVLKVMFALVHLFPFVVMQLPSMEVFVGTVSELCAKHADSPFITIKRKTNEAPQDPVDD, encoded by the exons ATGGTGAAGAAGACCCCAAGTGTTTTTCTGGAGGATGTGCCAAGACTGTCTCCGGATAGGGAGATGATGTCCTCCATTAGTTTGATTGCTGCCAAGA TTATCAACAGAGGATTTGATGACATGGACAGTGTCTATGCGTCACCTGAGGATTTCCGAAGCATGAAACAGAGGGACAGCATAAGAGGACTTCACTTGCTGGAGTACTTTGTAGGATGCTGCCATCAACTTGGG actaCAGGACATGGTAATGGTACAGTATATGCTCTGCCAAGAAATGAGGTGGATAGTGATGTTTCTTACATTTTCTTAGTTCTAAAA GTAATGTTTGCACTTGTTCACCTGTTTCCTTTTGTTGTTATGCAATTGCCGTCAATGGA GGTTTTTGTGGGGACTGTGAGTGAACTCTGTGCGAAGCATGCAGATTCTCCTTTTATCACCATTAAAAGGAAGACCAATGAGGCTCCACAGGATCCAGTTGATGATTGA
- the LOC105058738 gene encoding uncharacterized protein has product MSSLPQPMVAYPHSISTQPSSYSKGSFGPVFIVLAIIAVLATIACVVGRLCARRLSQPKLRHEHRSYTAKGDIEDMFELKIPTMKPRGEKGTKDEAKPAGKVGPKSSAIKHPETDGAKGEGNHGASAGAKTSK; this is encoded by the coding sequence ATGTCCTCCCTCCCCCAGCCTATGGTGGCTTACCCACATTCCATCTCCACCCAGCCTTCCTCCTACTCCAAAGGCTCGTTTGGTCCAGTCTTCATCGTGCTGGCCATAATTGCTGTCCTCGCGACCATCGCCTGTGTCGTCGGCCGGCTCTGTGCCCGCCGCCTCTCCCAGCCAAAACTCAGGCATGAGCACCGGTCTTACACTGCCAAAGGTGATATAGAAGATATGTTCGAGTTGAAAATTCCCACTATGAAGCCCAGAGGAGAGAAGGGGACCAAAGATGAGGCCAAACCTGCCGGAAAAGTTGGACCGAAAAGCAGTGCTATCAAACATCCAGAAACTGATGGGGCCAAAGGAGAAGGAAACCATGGGGCATCTGCCGGAGCCAAGACAAGTAAATGA
- the LOC105058739 gene encoding small ribosomal subunit protein uS12, whose amino-acid sequence MGKTRGMGAARKLKTHRRRQRWADKAYKKSHLGNEWKKPFAGSSHAKGIVLEKIGIEAKQPNSAIRKCARVQLIKNGKKIAAFVPNDGCLNYIEENDEVLIAGFGRKGHAVGDIPGVRFKVVKVSGVSLLALFKEKKEKPRS is encoded by the exons ATGGG GAAGACTCGTGGGATGGGAGCTGCTCGCAAGCTCAAAACTCACAGGAGGCGGCAAAGATGGGCAGACAAAGCATACAAGAAGAGCCATCTTGGCAATGAGTGGAAGAAGCCCTTTGCTGGTTCTTCACATGCCAAGGGCATTGTCCTTGAAAAGAT CGGCATCGAAGCCAAGCAGCCCAACTCTGCTATCCGAAAGTGTGCCAGAGTTCAGCTTATAAAGAATGGGAAGAAAATTGCAGCCTTTGTGCCAAATGATGGTTGCTTAAACTACATCGAAGAAAAT GATGAAGTGTTGATTGCTGGGTTTGGACGGAAGGGGCATGCTGTTGGTGATATTCCTGGAGTAAGGTTCAAGGTTGTGAAGGTTTCTGGTGTGTCACTACTGGCACTCttcaaggagaagaaagagaagccTCGGTCTTAA
- the LOC105058740 gene encoding dof zinc finger protein DOF5.6 produces MVAPPMRICMDSPDWLKGIVHEDSGMGSSSPSGELISCSRPPVMERRLRPQHEQALKCPRCDSTHTKFCYYNNYSLSQPRYFCKTCRRYWTKGGSLRNVPVGGGCRKNKRSVAKKPSSEQPPHPVPSFQGGTDLHLSFSGVQFPHLDSLTDTPRNLNFMECKYNPMLGLSSPGELDLMDTKFGAMLGSSRGHIFMGEAGVGLGETSHGFSTVGGFHGVSPLGFSAEGNHGAFVEACQRLALPFEAQEETNAAEVKPENRILSLEWQDQCCADAGRESGGYADNLGLWAGMINVHGPSTTI; encoded by the exons aTGGTTGCTCCTCCAATGCGAATCTGCATGGATTCTCCTGACTGGCTTAAG GGCATCGTTCATGAGGACAGCGGAATGGGTTCCTCCTCTCCCTCTGGGGAACTGATCTCATGCTCCAGGCCGCCGGTGATGGAGCGAAGGCTGAGGCCCCAGCATGAGCAGGCCCTCAAGTGCCCCAGGTGCGACTCGACCCACACCAAGTTCTGCTACTACAACAACTACAGCCTCTCCCAGCCAAGGTACTTCTGCAAGACCTGCAGGAGGTATTGGACCAAGGGAGGGTCCCTTCGGAATGTGCCCGTCGGCGGTGGCTGCCGGAAGAACAAGCGGTCGGTGGCTAAGAAGCCATCATCCGAACAACCACCTCACCCTGTCCCATCCTTTCAAGGTGGGACGGATCTCCACCTCTCCTTCTCCGGGGTGCAATTCCCTCACCTCGACTCGTTGACCGACACACCACGCAACCTTAACTTCATGGAATGCAAGTATAATCCGATGCTTGGATTGAGCTCTCCAGGTGAACTTGATCTCATGGATACCAAGTTCGGAGCCATGTTGGGGAGCTCCAGGGGCCATATCTTCATGGGTGAGGCTGGAGTGGGCCTCGGAGAGACGAGTCATGGATTCAGTACAGTAGGAGGGTTCCATGGCGTGAGCCCGCTTGGATTCTCTGCTGAGGGGAACCACGGGGCATTCGTGGAGGCTTGCCAGAGGCTGGCGCTCCCATTTGAAGCACAGGAGGAGACCAATGCAGCGGAGGTGAAACCAGAAAATAGGATTCTATCACTGGAGTGGCAGGATCAGTGCTGTGCTGATGCGGGACGGGAATCAGGAGGGTACGCCGACAACCTTGGATTGTGGGCTGGGATGATCAACGTGCATGGACCGTCAACAACCATCTGA